A stretch of DNA from Octopus bimaculoides isolate UCB-OBI-ISO-001 chromosome 23, ASM119413v2, whole genome shotgun sequence:
AGATGGCAGTGTGTCTTTCTTATTGGCAGGACAAGCGATGCAAAAACAGAGTTAGCAATCCAGCAAGAAATGAAAACCCACAAAGACATTCTGTTGGGTAGTTATATTGATACATACCGTAATCTAACATTAAAGGTATTCCATGGTTTCTATTGGGTTCACAACAGTTGCAAACCTAATTTTGTATTAAAGACAGATGATGACTGTTTTGTAAATACAGGTCTTATCTATCATTTACTCACTCATTCCAACAATGAGTTGGTGAAGAAGAAGCTTTATGTTGGTGACATCAACTTGACTCTACAAAAGAGAATTGTATTGCGACATACTGCCAGCAAATGGAAAGTAAAGAAGACTGAGTATAATGAACCATACTACCCACCTTATGCTAGTGGTTTGGGCTATATACTGTCAGCTGATGTCATTGCTGAAATGCTGGACATCAGTAAATATTTCACACCATTTCCAAATGAGGATGCTTTTGTTGGAATGGTTTTGAACTTCTTGGGTATAACTCCAATTAACAGCCAGCGATTTACAAGCCTGCCTTCAGGTTGGACAATATGTAACTTTCTCTATCTTTTGGTCATTCATAATATTGCAGCAGCATCACAGAAAACTCTTCAGAATAAAACAAATCATGCTCCTTTGATGTGTAAAAGGCAACATTTCATCACCACATGGAACTGAGGTTTCTCAAAACAagacatgtttattttttttttttcttttaatctcttatttgaaatttcaataggataaaattaagatattttcatttagGGGAGCTGAGGAACAAAATAGTTAAGGCTTGGGAAAactttaaacattttaatttaatttgagtCATACGAAttccaatttcatttatttaaaaataattctcaTTTAGTTTTCCAGAACCTTTCAACTGatttatgaaaacatttcaaGTTTTATCTGTTTTCAATTTCCATGTAAATGAAAAACTCAATCCCTTGTTGCAACCAGAGCTAGAGTCGTCTGCCAGTTTGGCATGTGGCTTCAAAATATCGAGAGGTTTTGTAACTGGCATAGGGTTTTTGGGAGGGGTCTCACGAATAGAAGGACATTGAGCCTCTTTCATCTAAATTCAGCATTTGTTCCAATACTCACGCAAAACACTTGAATCAAATTTGTCAATCGTTGCTAGAAAGAGGACAGATAAGacaagttcaattccactgtgtggcactgtAGGCAAGGGTTTATTGCCATAACTTCAGAACAACTCTTGCTCCACTCTTACATAACTGTACTGACAACAGTTACGCGGATgaattcacacattcatacatcccTGTCTACATGATTCATTCTCTACTCccttacttcatatatatatatatatatatatatatatatatatatatatatatatatatatatatatatatatatattgaaggctgcaccaggctccaatctgatctggcaaagtttctaccgctggatgtccttcctaacaccaaccactctgagagagtagtgggtactttttacgtgccaccagcatgaaggccagtcaagcagtactggtatcgaccacactcaaatagtgctttttacgtgccactagtacagaagccagtcaggctgaactggcaatgatcacactcgaatggtgcttcttacatgccactggcacaggagccactAGCAacaatcacacttgaatggtgcttttaacgtgtcactggcacaggtgccaatcaagTGGTATtgtcatcagccacaacaacaatttcacttgcctcaacaggtcttcgcaagcacagtttattgccgaGTGATTGAAGGGtcctcttaaatgggccggatatgctgcactggcataggccacagttatggtctcacttggtttgccaggtcttctcaagcacagcatatctccaaaggtctcagtcacttgtcataacctcggtgaggcccaatgttcaaaggttgtgcttcaccacctcatcccatgtctttctgggaatttatctgtaaatataatatgtaacaattatttggtagccatgataaaactccgagtttcggatgccgggggaGGGGGTCCCaagccaacatctcttcagttatctggccattaaaaattcctatgaaaatgcATTTtcacaggaattatatatatatatatacatatacatacatatatacatacatatatatatatatacatacatatatacatatatatatatatatatatatacacacatacatatatcatcatcatcatcatcatcatcgtttaacatccgctttccatatgctagcgtgggttggacgatttgactgaggactggtgaaccagatggctacaccaggccccaatctgatttggcagagtttctacagctggatgcccttcctaacgccaacaactctgagagtgtagtgggtgcttttatacatacatatatatacagacatatatacatatatatatatacacagacatatatacatacatacatatatacatacatacggtaatcttcaagtttagggggataaaaaaaataaataaaaatattcaagggaaataactgaacgacttaccagtattatccgttttcttctagctgtttataaataaatcacacacgtgatttgattgacgttagggttagggtgtgatttatttataaacagagatgtacgtagaatactggtaagacgttcagttacttcccttgaattttttttttatccccctaaacttgaagattacatatacacatacatacatacatataNNNNNNNNNNNNNNNNNNNNNNNNNNNNNNNNNNNNNNNNNNNNNNNNNNNNNNNNNNNNNNNNNNNNNNNNNNNNNNNNNNNNNNNNNNNNNNNNNNNNNNNNNNNNNNNNNNNNNNNNNNNNNNNNNNNNNNNNNNNNNNNNNNNNNNNNNNNNNNNNNNNNNNNNNNNNNNNNNNNNNNNNNNNNNNNNNNNNNNNNNNNNNNNNNNNNNNNNNNNNNNNNNNNNNNNNNNNNNNNNNNNNNNNNNNNNNNNNNNNNNNNNNNNNNNNNNNNNNNNNNNNNNNNNNNNNNNNNNNNNNNNNNNNNNNNNNNNNNNNNNNNNNNNNNNNNNNNNNNNNNNNNNNNNNNNNNNNNNNNNNNNNNNNNNNNNNNNNNNNNNNNNNNNNNNNNNNNNNNNNNNNNNNNNNNNNNNNNNNNNNNNNNNNNNNNNNNNNNNNNNNNNNNNNNNNNNNNNNNNNNNNNNNNNNNNNNNNNNNNNNNNNNNNNNNNNNNNNNNNNNNNNNNNNNNNNNNNNNNNNNNNNNNNNNNNNNNNNNNNNNNNNNNNNNNNNNNNNNNNNNNNNNNNNNNNNNNNNNNNNNNNNNNNNNNNNNNNNNNNNNNNNNNNNNNNNNNNNNNNNNNNNNNNNNNNNNNNNNNNNNNNNNNNNNNNNNNNNNNNNNNNNNNNNNNNNNNNNNNNNNNNNNNNNNNNNNNNNNNNNNNNNNNNNNNNNNNNNNNNNNNNNNNNNNNNNNNNNNNNNNNNNNNNNNNNNNNNNNNNNNNNNNNNNNNNNNNNNNNNNNNNNNNNNNNNNNNNNNNNNNNNNNNNNNNNNNNNNNNNNNNNNNNNNNNNNNNNNNNNNNNNNNNNNNNNNNNNNNNNNNNNNNNNNNNNNNNNNNNNNNNNNNNNNNNNNNNNNNNNNNNNNNNNNNNNNNNNNNNNNNNNNNNNNNNNNNNNNNNNNNNNNNNNNNNNNNNNNNNNNNNNNNNNNNNNNNNNNNNNNNNNNNNNNNNNNNNNNNNNNNNNNNNNNNNNNNNNNNNNNNNNNNNNNNNNNNNNNNNNNNNNNNNNNNNNNNNNNNNNNNNNNNNNNNNNNNNNNNNNNNNNNNNNNNNNNNNNNNNNNNNNNNNNNNNNNNNNNNNNNNNNNNNNNNNNNNNNNNNNNNNNNNNNNNNNNNNNNNNNNNNNNNNNNNNNNNNNNNNNNNNNNNNNNNNNNNNNNNNNNNNNNNNNNNNNNNNNNNNNNNNNNNNNNNNNNNNNNNNNNNNNNNNNNNNNNNNNNNNNNNNNNNNNNNNNNNNNNNNNNNNNNNNNNNNNNNNNNNNNNNNNNNNNNNNNNNNNNNNNNNNNNNNNNNNNNNNNNNNNNNNNNNNNNNNNNNNNNNNNNNNNNNNNNNNNNNNNNNNNNNNNNNNNNNNNNNNNNNNNNNNNNNNNNNNNNNNNNNNNNNNNNNNNNNNNNNNNNNNNNNNNNNNNNNNNNNNNNNNNNNNNNNNNNNNNNNNNNNNNNNNNNNNNNNNNNNNNNNNNNNNNNNNNNNNNNNNNNNNNNNNNNNNNNNNNNNNNNNNNNNNNNNNNNNNNNNNNNNNNNNNNNNNNNNNNNNNNNNNNNNNNNNNNNNNNNNNNNNNNNNNNNNNNNNNNNNNNNNNNNNNNNNNNNNNNNNNNNNNNNNNNNNNNNNNNNNNNNNNNNNNNNNNNNNNNNNNNNNNNNNNNNNNNNNNNNNNNNNNNNNNNNNNNNNNNNNNNNNNNNNNNNNNNNNNNNNNNNNNNNNNNNNNNNNNNNNNNNNNNNNNNNNNNNNNNNNNNNNNNNNNNNNNNNNNNNNNNNNNNNNNNNNNNNNNNNNNNNNNNNNNNNNNNNNNNNNNNNNNNNNNNNNNNNNNNNNNNNNNNNNNNNNNNNNNNNNNNNNNNNNNNNNNNNNNNNNNNNNNNNNNNNNNNNNNNNNNNNNNNNNNNNNNNNNNNNNNNNNNNNNNNNNNNNNNNNNNNNNNNNNNNNNNNNNNNNNNNNNNNNNNNNNNNNNNNNNNNNNNNNNNNNNNNNNNNNNNNNNNNNNNNNNNNNNNNNNNNNNNNNNNNNNNNNNNNNNNNNNNNNNNNNNNNNNNNNNNNNNNNNNNNNNNNNNNNNNNNNNNNNNNNNNNNNNNNNNNNNNNNNNNNNNNNNNNNNNNNNNNNNNNNNNNNNNNNNNNNNNNNNNNNNNNNNNNNNNNNNNNNNNNNNNNNNNNNNNNNNNNNNNNNNNNNNNNNNNNNNNNNNNNNNNNNNNNNNNNNNNNNNNNNNNNNNNNNNNNNNNNNNNNNNNNNNNNNNNNNNNNNNNNNNNNNNNNNNNNNNNNNNNNNNNNNNNNNNNNNNNNNNNNNNNNNNNNNNNNNNNNNNNNNNNNNNNNNNNNNNNNNNNNNNNNNNNNNNNNNNNNNNNNNNNNNNNNNNNNNNNNNNNNNNNNNNNNNNNNNNNNNNNNNNNNNNNNNNNNNNNNNNNNNNNNNNNNNNNNNNNNNNNNNNNNNNNNNNNNNNNNNNNNNNNNNNNNNNNNNNNNNNNNNNNNNNNNNNNNNNNNNNNNNNNNNNNNNNNNNNNNNNNNNNNNNNNNNNNNNNNNNNNNNNNNNNNNNNNNNNNNNNNNNNNNNNNNNNNNNNNNNNNNNNNNNNNNNNNNNNNNNNNNNNNNNNNNNNNNNNNNNNNNNNNNNNNNNNNNNNaccctaactctaaccctaaccctaactctaaccctaaccctacggttagggttagggttagggttaaacgcaaatttaaaatgaaaaaagcaaataaaacgaagaatcgtttgtttatgtagtcggcacttaatgtatatcgactgaatggacgtcagtgattggttgaaattatcgaaataagacaattttttacatgaaataaattcgaatacaaaaatatttttctgttctataacacaaaatagataagtatacgaagtttgaaagtctttcggtaccaaaaacactacgtaaaacattaatgaaaaatgtggcccccgttttaaaaaagatccaacatttataaatacataggcatttaaaaaaatatataaaataagtacaaaatatacacataataagatataaaaacatcGATATTACATAAGACATAGTGAGTTATAAATTCATATGATATACTATAGTGGAATAAAAACTTAGACATCACAACACAAgcacatagaatatttaaaactatatgaaaacatttataaatacataggcattttaaaatagaagacgTCGGTATGAAATAGGATCTAGTAACTTATAAGGACTAAAGATTTCAAGTTACAACACAAAACATGTGGAAAGTAGAAAGTCAGACATTTCAAAACCTTAAACGGACATAACTAAAATTACAGACAATGTTCAATGGATCGAAAAGTTTTATGGACGGGCCGTTTCGGAGACATGTCAGTTAATATGACAtggatttcatattttaaatgaacCAGACACTCCACAACACGAAAGACACCATTAAGACAATACAGAAAAGCACAACTCACCTAATCCCAGCAAATTTGAAAAAGCTTTGACATTAtagttattcattttatataatagTTACGAAAATTAACCTCTTAGGATAAACGAGTGCTAAGTCTCAGTCAGAACAGTCCATTATGGTATTTTTAATACCATTCCCATGCTTTTCCAAAACTAGCCATCCCTAGTTCAATTCATACCAATTACATCCTTGCtacataatataatatctacTAGAATTTACTTCATTAATTAGAGTATAATTTCcaattacattttaaattattattttcatccttatttcaattttgtattacaccttttcattattaatactctaattcttatttttaaacTTTCTCAAAAACGTTGAGTTGATCTTATGCGTGTAATCCGGAATTGtatcagtaaatttattcaacatggcatgattaaatgcctatgtatttataaatgtttttaaatatttttagatatttgcgggcttataaaaatatataaatgtctatatgcttgtatgttattaatacttctattaaGTTGAGCTTTATGTCGCTTTATTAATGTcgaagtgtgcatatat
This window harbors:
- the LOC106875824 gene encoding beta-1,3-galactosyltransferase 5, producing MKILTMYLKIISSLRFGIQNIVPFFCLFVMVGFMLMNSHFPGESTKLRLGNQHVVMKAKFHPRWNRTISWNLEELFVKDVFMPSCCNPCLFVILIISAPRNVEKRMAIRQTWCQPPNSSMHTGDWIGLKLDASTRNVRGNGDHIGDSRRWQCVFLIGRTSDAKTELAIQQEMKTHKDILLGSYIDTYRNLTLKVFHGFYWVHNSCKPNFVLKTDDDCFVNTGLIYHLLTHSNNELVKKKLYVGDINLTLQKRIVLRHTASKWKVKKTEYNEPYYPPYASGLGYILSADVIAEMLDISKYFTPFPNEDAFVGMVLNFLGITPINSQRFTSLPSGWTICNFLYLLVIHNIAAASQKTLQNKTNHAPLMCKRQHFITTWN